In a single window of the Microbacterium sp. Root61 genome:
- a CDS encoding GNAT family N-acetyltransferase: MVSILPAPVDDPIAHELLDEYFRSREIGFAHQNTVYTAVFPDPATFTPPAGVFVVLRDDDEKGVGCGGIRRIADSDAGIRYEVKHLYLRPETRGLGWGRLLLDDLERRARESDAAELVLDTHHSLEAAAGLYAAAGFRAIERFNDNPNATRWYGKSLVD, translated from the coding sequence GTGGTCTCGATTCTTCCCGCCCCCGTCGACGATCCGATCGCCCACGAGCTGCTCGACGAGTACTTCCGCTCCCGTGAGATCGGCTTCGCGCACCAGAACACGGTGTACACCGCCGTCTTCCCCGATCCGGCGACCTTCACTCCGCCCGCGGGCGTGTTCGTCGTGCTGCGCGACGACGACGAGAAGGGCGTGGGATGCGGCGGCATCCGTCGGATCGCCGACTCCGACGCCGGCATCCGCTACGAGGTCAAGCACCTCTACCTGCGCCCCGAGACCCGCGGTCTCGGCTGGGGACGCCTGCTGCTGGACGACCTCGAACGACGGGCACGTGAATCGGATGCCGCCGAGCTCGTGCTCGACACGCACCACAGCCTGGAGGCCGCCGCCGGGCTCTATGCCGCTGCCGGATTCCGCGCCATCGAGCGCTTCAACGACAACCCGAACGCGACCCGCTGGTACGGCAAGAGTCTGGTCGACTAG
- the dapA gene encoding 4-hydroxy-tetrahydrodipicolinate synthase: MTHTGNPFGQVLVALVTPMTADGEVDWAGVEKHIDDVISAGADGVVVTGTTGETSTLTDAEKIRLVEVGKDVAAGRAKIITGGGSNETAHAIELYKASEKAGADAIMIVTPYYNKPTQAGILTHFRLVADATDLPVILYDIPGRTGVEIKYETILRLAKHPNILAVKDAKGDFSEVSRVLNETDLMYFSGDDSNVLPHLAIGATGLIGVTANIAPAPYRTIVDAVNAGDLKTATAEHMRLEPLVRATMTHIPGTVAAKYILHGLGRISSPRVRLPLVGPEEWEAAKIEDELALLSGIPGADFSNFRPDRNAAAGGALPKVSGTTR, encoded by the coding sequence ATGACGCACACCGGCAATCCCTTCGGTCAGGTGCTCGTCGCGCTCGTCACTCCGATGACGGCCGACGGCGAAGTCGATTGGGCCGGGGTCGAGAAGCACATCGACGACGTGATCTCGGCCGGCGCCGACGGCGTCGTCGTCACCGGCACCACGGGCGAGACCAGCACTCTGACGGACGCCGAGAAGATCCGCCTCGTCGAGGTCGGCAAGGACGTCGCGGCGGGCCGCGCCAAGATCATCACGGGTGGCGGCTCCAACGAGACGGCTCACGCGATCGAGCTGTACAAGGCCAGCGAGAAGGCCGGCGCCGACGCGATCATGATCGTGACGCCGTACTACAACAAGCCCACGCAAGCCGGCATCCTGACGCACTTCCGCCTCGTCGCGGACGCCACCGACCTGCCCGTCATCCTGTACGACATCCCGGGTCGCACCGGTGTGGAGATCAAGTACGAGACGATCCTGCGCCTGGCCAAGCACCCGAACATCCTCGCCGTCAAGGACGCCAAGGGCGACTTCAGCGAAGTGAGCCGCGTGCTGAACGAGACCGACCTGATGTACTTCTCCGGCGACGACTCGAACGTGCTCCCGCACCTGGCGATCGGCGCGACCGGCCTCATCGGTGTCACTGCGAACATCGCTCCGGCGCCGTACCGCACGATCGTCGACGCGGTGAACGCGGGCGACCTGAAGACCGCCACCGCCGAGCACATGCGCCTCGAGCCGCTCGTGCGCGCCACCATGACGCACATCCCCGGCACGGTTGCCGCGAAGTACATCCTGCACGGTCTCGGCCGCATCTCGAGCCCCCGCGTGCGCCTGCCGCTGGTGGGCCCCGAGGAATGGGAAGCCGCCAAGATCGAGGACGAGCTGGCCCTGCTCAGCGGCATCCCGGGTGCGGACTTCTCGAACTTCCGCCCCGACCGCAACGCCGCCGCCGGTGGCGCGCTGCCCAAAGTCTCCGGCACGACTCGATGA
- a CDS encoding OsmC family protein yields the protein MTVTSEATSHWKGSLTEGSGTVALNSSGLGTFDINWKARSEGSTSVTTPEELIAAAHASCFSMAFSHALAENGTPPQSVDTTASVTFKPGTGITGSHLNVNAVIPGLSQEDFERIAADAKTNCPVSQALAGIEITLEATLA from the coding sequence ATGACCGTCACGAGCGAAGCGACCAGCCACTGGAAGGGCTCCCTGACCGAGGGCTCCGGCACTGTCGCGTTGAACTCCTCGGGCCTCGGCACCTTCGACATCAACTGGAAGGCGCGCAGCGAGGGCTCCACCTCGGTCACGACTCCCGAAGAGCTGATCGCCGCCGCCCACGCGTCCTGCTTCAGCATGGCGTTCTCGCACGCGCTGGCCGAGAACGGCACCCCGCCGCAGTCGGTCGACACGACGGCATCCGTCACGTTCAAGCCCGGCACCGGCATCACCGGCAGCCACCTCAACGTCAACGCCGTCATCCCGGGCCTGAGCCAGGAGGACTTCGAGCGCATCGCCGCCGACGCCAAGACGAACTGCCCGGTCTCGCAGGCCCTTGCGGGCATCGAGATCACGCTCGAGGCGACGCTTGCCTGA
- a CDS encoding thioredoxin family protein, with the protein MTIVSALVGLAVLLAVTVGVGLFLRWQQNRPRRHIAHEVVEPERLGAEALGETATLLQFSTELCARCPGVHRTLADIAGTRDGVRHLDVDLTHRPDIAKHFHVLQTPTTLILDKDGAVQTRFGGVPNRDVLELELTRLTGDTAHV; encoded by the coding sequence GTGACCATCGTCAGCGCGCTCGTCGGCCTCGCCGTGCTTCTTGCGGTGACGGTCGGCGTCGGCCTGTTCCTGCGCTGGCAGCAGAATCGGCCGCGGCGCCACATCGCGCACGAGGTCGTCGAGCCGGAGCGCCTGGGTGCCGAGGCGCTCGGCGAGACCGCCACCCTGCTGCAGTTCAGCACCGAGCTGTGCGCCCGCTGCCCCGGCGTGCACCGCACCCTGGCCGACATCGCCGGCACGCGCGACGGGGTGCGCCACCTCGACGTCGATCTCACGCATCGGCCGGACATCGCCAAGCACTTCCACGTGCTGCAGACCCCGACGACACTCATCCTCGACAAGGACGGCGCCGTGCAGACCCGCTTCGGCGGTGTGCCGAACCGCGACGTGCTCGAGCTGGAGCTGACCCGACTGACCGGAGACACCGCGCATGTCTGA
- a CDS encoding SDR family NAD(P)-dependent oxidoreductase, whose amino-acid sequence MKRALITGASSGLGAEYARQLAATGADLVLVARDRDALEKLAQQLRRVYDVEVEVLAVDLLKRRQRTKVEERLVDADRPIGILVNNAGFGLPLAFERNDIDDEVRHLHLHVEVPMRLTHAALQPMLARGNGRIINVASVAGFIPRSTYGACKGWLISFSRWANDRYAPQGVTVTAVCPGFTHTGFHERMGLLPGREGVSPGMWLEARDVVAESLRDAARGKAVSIPSFRYKALVALTRLVPASLAAKVGAQGR is encoded by the coding sequence ATGAAGCGGGCATTGATCACCGGCGCGAGCTCGGGTCTCGGCGCGGAGTATGCGCGGCAGCTGGCGGCCACCGGCGCCGACCTCGTGCTGGTCGCGCGGGACCGCGACGCCCTCGAGAAGCTCGCGCAGCAGCTCCGGCGCGTCTACGACGTCGAGGTAGAGGTGCTTGCCGTCGATCTGCTCAAGCGGCGCCAGCGCACCAAGGTCGAAGAACGGCTCGTCGATGCAGACCGCCCGATCGGCATCCTCGTCAACAACGCCGGATTCGGTCTTCCGCTCGCGTTCGAGCGCAACGACATCGACGACGAGGTGCGCCACCTGCACCTGCACGTCGAGGTGCCGATGCGGCTCACTCACGCGGCGCTGCAGCCCATGCTCGCCCGCGGCAACGGCCGCATCATCAACGTCGCTTCCGTCGCGGGCTTCATCCCGCGCTCGACCTACGGCGCCTGCAAGGGCTGGCTGATCAGCTTCAGCCGCTGGGCGAACGATCGGTACGCACCGCAGGGCGTCACAGTGACGGCGGTCTGCCCCGGCTTCACCCACACCGGCTTCCACGAGCGGATGGGCCTGCTGCCCGGCCGCGAGGGCGTGTCGCCCGGCATGTGGCTGGAGGCGAGGGATGTCGTGGCCGAATCCCTGCGCGATGCCGCGCGAGGCAAGGCCGTCTCGATCCCGTCGTTCCGATACAAGGCGCTGGTGGCGCTCACCCGGCTGGTTCCGGCCTCCCTCGCCGCGAAGGTCGGCGCCCAGGGGCGGTAG
- a CDS encoding thymidylate synthase: MTTAIPTPYEDLLRDVLEHGTHKDDRTGTGTTSAFGRQIRFDLSQGFPLITTKRVHMKSIAYELLWFLRGESNVKWLQEHGVTIWDEWADAEGELGPVYGVQWRSWPTPDGGHIDQISQVVEQIRSNPDSRRLLVSAWNPADIPDMALAPCHAMFQFYVADGKLSCQLYQRSADLFLGVPFNIASYALLTLMVAQQTGLEPGDFVWTGGDCHIYDNHLEQVREQLSRDPYPYPTFQFARKPDSLFDYEYDDFLVEDYQHHPAIRGAVAV, translated from the coding sequence GTGACTACGGCGATCCCCACACCCTACGAGGACCTCCTGCGCGACGTCCTGGAGCACGGCACGCACAAGGACGACCGCACCGGCACCGGGACGACCAGTGCGTTCGGGCGTCAGATCCGCTTCGACCTGTCGCAGGGCTTCCCGCTGATCACCACGAAGCGCGTGCACATGAAGTCGATCGCGTACGAGCTGCTATGGTTCCTGCGCGGCGAGTCGAACGTGAAGTGGCTGCAGGAGCACGGCGTCACGATCTGGGACGAGTGGGCCGACGCCGAGGGCGAACTGGGCCCCGTGTACGGCGTGCAGTGGCGCTCGTGGCCGACGCCCGACGGCGGGCACATCGACCAGATCTCGCAGGTGGTCGAGCAGATCCGGTCCAACCCCGACTCGCGGCGGCTGCTGGTGTCGGCCTGGAACCCCGCCGATATCCCCGACATGGCCCTCGCGCCGTGCCACGCGATGTTCCAGTTCTACGTCGCCGACGGCAAGCTGTCGTGCCAGCTCTACCAGCGCAGCGCCGATCTCTTCCTCGGCGTGCCGTTCAACATCGCGTCGTACGCGCTGCTGACGCTCATGGTGGCGCAGCAGACCGGACTCGAGCCCGGTGACTTCGTCTGGACAGGCGGCGACTGCCACATCTACGACAACCACCTCGAGCAGGTGCGCGAACAGCTCTCCCGCGACCCGTACCCGTACCCGACGTTCCAGTTCGCGCGGAAGCCCGACTCGCTCTTCGACTACGAGTACGACGACTTCCTCGTCGAGGACTATCAGCACCACCCCGCGATCCGCGGCGCGGTCGCGGTATGA
- the dapB gene encoding 4-hydroxy-tetrahydrodipicolinate reductase — MTTRVAIVGGTGKLGSIIREVVESAPDFDVVAVLSSRSEFSELDGADLVVDASTPAVSIDVVRAAIDRGINILVGTSGWSAERIALVRPLVEAAGTGAVFIPNFSLGSVLSSALAASAAPFFPSIEIIETHRETKVDSPSGTAVRTAELIAAARAGVGPVESPHADQRARGQQVASVPIHSLRRPGVVARQETILSGAGESVTITHDTIDPALAYAPGIRLALAAARDARGMTVGLDSFLEIGIRTPGSSAAKPVAEGDVPGQVARATGL, encoded by the coding sequence ATGACGACACGCGTGGCCATTGTGGGCGGCACAGGCAAGCTCGGGAGCATCATCCGCGAGGTCGTGGAGAGCGCGCCCGACTTCGACGTCGTCGCGGTGCTGTCCTCCCGCTCGGAGTTCTCCGAGCTCGACGGCGCGGACCTGGTGGTGGACGCCTCGACCCCCGCCGTGTCGATCGACGTCGTGCGAGCGGCCATCGACCGCGGCATCAACATCCTCGTCGGCACCTCCGGCTGGTCGGCCGAGCGCATCGCGCTGGTGCGTCCGCTCGTGGAGGCCGCCGGCACGGGGGCCGTGTTCATCCCGAACTTCTCCCTCGGGTCGGTGCTGTCCTCGGCTCTGGCCGCATCCGCCGCGCCCTTCTTCCCTTCGATCGAGATCATCGAGACCCACCGCGAGACGAAGGTCGACTCGCCGAGCGGCACCGCTGTGCGTACCGCCGAGCTGATCGCCGCCGCCCGCGCCGGCGTCGGCCCGGTCGAGTCGCCGCATGCCGACCAGCGGGCGCGCGGTCAGCAGGTCGCCAGCGTCCCGATCCACTCGCTGCGCCGGCCCGGCGTCGTCGCCCGACAGGAGACGATCCTCTCCGGCGCGGGGGAGTCCGTCACGATCACGCACGACACGATCGATCCGGCCCTCGCCTATGCCCCCGGCATCCGTCTCGCCCTGGCGGCGGCTCGCGATGCCCGCGGCATGACCGTCGGTCTCGACAGCTTCCTCGAGATCGGCATCCGCACGCCCGGTTCGTCGGCGGCGAAGCCGGTGGCGGAGGGCGACGTGCCCGGCCAGGTCGCACGCGCCACGGGGCTATGA
- a CDS encoding histidine phosphatase family protein codes for MTHYLYLVRHGEHQDAEHGLADGPLSPRGRRQASLLADRLSGVALSAVWHSPLERASETARAVADRLPSVSPEPSALLFDCVPTGMTPETPSSFESFFGSVTEAEIEAGHAQMADAVSEFLVRKPGDVHELLITHNFVIAWFVREVLQAPDWRWMTLNQAHCGLTVIAQRQGRPWTLVSHNDLAHLPVELRTGLPESLPV; via the coding sequence GTGACGCACTACCTCTATCTCGTGCGGCACGGCGAGCATCAGGACGCCGAGCACGGCCTCGCAGATGGCCCGCTTTCCCCGCGTGGACGACGCCAAGCCTCGCTTCTCGCGGATCGGCTGTCCGGAGTGGCCCTCAGCGCCGTCTGGCACTCGCCGCTCGAACGGGCCAGCGAGACCGCGCGTGCGGTGGCCGATCGACTGCCCTCCGTGTCGCCCGAGCCTTCGGCGCTGCTGTTCGACTGCGTCCCGACGGGGATGACCCCCGAGACCCCGAGTTCGTTCGAATCGTTCTTCGGCTCGGTCACCGAAGCGGAGATCGAAGCCGGCCACGCACAGATGGCCGACGCCGTCAGCGAGTTCCTGGTGCGCAAGCCCGGCGACGTGCACGAGCTGCTCATCACCCACAACTTCGTGATCGCGTGGTTCGTGCGCGAGGTGCTGCAGGCGCCCGACTGGCGCTGGATGACCCTCAACCAGGCCCACTGCGGCCTGACGGTGATCGCGCAGCGTCAGGGGCGCCCGTGGACCCTCGTATCGCACAATGATCTGGCACACCTGCCGGTGGAACTGCGCACCGGCCTGCCGGAGAGCCTCCCGGTCTAG
- a CDS encoding dihydrofolate reductase: MTSRIGLIWAEAHGGVIGASGGMPWHVPEDLAHFKEVTNGSPVVMGRKTWESLPERFRPLSGRRNIVVTRQEDWAADGAERAGSLAAALADASSSEWIWIIGGGELFRESVALADRLEVTELDVDVTGDTFAPERPDWQRESIEPEQGWHTSRSGIRYRFLTLDRAGD; encoded by the coding sequence ATGACCTCTCGGATCGGCCTGATCTGGGCCGAGGCGCACGGCGGGGTGATCGGTGCGAGCGGGGGCATGCCGTGGCACGTGCCCGAAGACCTGGCCCACTTCAAAGAGGTCACGAACGGCTCGCCCGTCGTGATGGGGCGCAAGACCTGGGAGTCGCTGCCCGAGCGGTTCCGCCCGCTGTCGGGCCGTCGCAACATCGTCGTGACCCGCCAGGAGGACTGGGCGGCCGACGGTGCCGAGCGTGCGGGTTCGCTCGCTGCAGCACTGGCGGATGCCTCGTCCTCGGAGTGGATCTGGATCATCGGTGGCGGCGAGCTCTTCCGCGAGAGCGTGGCGCTCGCGGATCGGCTCGAGGTCACGGAGCTCGACGTCGATGTCACCGGCGACACGTTCGCGCCCGAGCGGCCGGACTGGCAGCGGGAGTCGATCGAGCCGGAGCAGGGCTGGCACACCTCGCGCAGCGGCATCCGCTACCGCTTCCTCACTCTCGACCGGGCCGGAGACTGA
- a CDS encoding TIGR01777 family oxidoreductase → MPEADGRVVVAGASGLIGGALVAALRADGIPVTTLVRRPAVGPDEVEWLVDTTPLDPAILEGARAVIGLNGATIGRFPWTPKYKNTLVWSRITPTRALARAVREMGTDAPAFVSASAVGYYGTAPGARLTEQSPRGDSFLADLCGEWEAAALAASPQARVALLRTAPVVHPDGVLKPLALLTRAGLSGPIAGGRQAWPWISLDDEVRAIRHVIDGDIAGPVNLTGPTRATANDLGFALAVRLNRPYVLRAPAWGIRAVLGRDAADALLLSDLDVAPAALTASGFEFRHPSVEDAVAVALPVDAA, encoded by the coding sequence TTGCCTGAAGCTGACGGTCGCGTCGTCGTCGCTGGGGCCTCCGGCCTCATCGGCGGCGCGCTCGTCGCGGCGCTGCGCGCCGACGGCATCCCCGTCACGACCCTCGTGCGTCGGCCTGCAGTCGGTCCCGACGAGGTCGAATGGCTCGTCGACACGACTCCGCTGGATCCTGCGATCCTGGAGGGCGCACGGGCCGTGATCGGCCTGAACGGGGCTACGATCGGCCGGTTCCCGTGGACGCCCAAGTACAAGAACACCCTGGTCTGGTCGCGCATCACGCCGACACGGGCACTGGCCCGTGCGGTGCGCGAGATGGGGACGGATGCCCCGGCCTTCGTCTCCGCATCGGCGGTGGGCTACTACGGCACCGCGCCGGGTGCGCGCCTGACCGAGCAGTCACCGCGCGGGGACTCGTTCCTCGCCGATCTGTGCGGCGAATGGGAGGCGGCCGCGCTGGCCGCCAGTCCGCAGGCGCGCGTCGCCCTGCTGCGCACCGCCCCGGTCGTGCATCCGGACGGCGTGCTCAAGCCGCTCGCTCTGCTCACGCGTGCCGGTCTCTCCGGACCCATCGCCGGCGGACGGCAGGCATGGCCCTGGATCTCGCTCGATGACGAGGTCCGCGCCATCCGTCACGTCATCGACGGTGACATCGCCGGACCCGTCAATCTCACCGGACCGACGCGGGCCACCGCCAACGACCTCGGCTTCGCCCTCGCGGTGCGCCTGAACCGCCCGTACGTGCTGCGAGCTCCCGCGTGGGGCATCCGCGCCGTCCTCGGTCGCGACGCCGCCGACGCCCTGCTCCTGTCCGATCTGGATGTCGCCCCGGCTGCCCTCACAGCCTCGGGGTTCGAGTTCAGGCATCCGAGCGTCGAAGACGCCGTCGCCGTCGCGCTACCGGTCGACGCGGCCTGA
- a CDS encoding aldo/keto reductase has protein sequence MAFFGVGTTASSTSAAAGSPGTRARHPSAPIPVQGPPIGRALHVPLGETGFRIFPLILGAAEFGWNVDLESSHEILDAYTELGGNAVHTADSFSGGRSEHIVGQWLHSRGLRDDIVLAVRVGGHPDNPGLGSVNLVRAVEASLTRLRTDRIDVLYLDAVADPSTPLEDTLATAEWLVESGKVRALGAVGYTAAQLVEARILASAGFPRVTVLDVPFNVLRRQDFDSNLRLVAGAQSIAVTPSHALEHGFLAGRQRTRMRTVLSVRGAQIAANLNRRGSRTLRALDAVGTELGVPDAAVAVAWLLAQKLVTAPIVNAFAPQHVEELAQGVGVRLSRVQLADIARASE, from the coding sequence ATGGCTTTCTTCGGTGTAGGTACGACCGCATCGTCGACGAGCGCCGCGGCCGGTTCGCCCGGCACGCGCGCCCGGCACCCTTCCGCTCCGATTCCGGTGCAGGGACCCCCGATCGGCCGGGCGCTGCACGTACCGCTCGGCGAGACCGGCTTCCGGATCTTCCCGCTGATCCTTGGAGCTGCGGAGTTCGGCTGGAACGTCGACCTCGAATCCAGCCACGAGATCCTCGACGCGTACACCGAGCTCGGCGGCAACGCCGTGCACACGGCCGACAGCTTCTCCGGCGGCCGCAGCGAGCACATCGTCGGGCAGTGGCTGCACTCCCGGGGCCTGCGCGACGACATCGTGCTGGCCGTCCGGGTCGGCGGTCACCCCGACAACCCCGGACTCGGCTCGGTCAACCTCGTGCGTGCGGTCGAGGCCTCCCTCACGCGACTGCGCACCGACCGCATCGACGTGCTGTACCTCGATGCCGTCGCCGACCCCTCGACGCCGCTGGAAGACACCCTGGCGACCGCGGAGTGGCTCGTGGAGTCCGGCAAGGTCCGCGCGCTCGGCGCGGTCGGGTACACAGCCGCACAGCTCGTCGAGGCCCGCATCCTCGCCTCGGCCGGGTTCCCTCGGGTCACCGTGCTGGACGTGCCCTTCAACGTGCTGCGTCGTCAGGACTTCGACTCCAACCTCCGGCTGGTCGCGGGTGCCCAGAGCATCGCCGTCACGCCTTCGCACGCCCTCGAGCACGGCTTCCTCGCCGGTCGCCAGCGCACGCGGATGCGCACGGTGCTGTCGGTGCGAGGTGCGCAGATCGCCGCGAACCTGAACCGCCGGGGGAGCCGCACGCTGCGGGCCCTGGACGCCGTCGGCACCGAACTGGGCGTGCCGGATGCCGCGGTCGCGGTCGCGTGGCTGCTGGCGCAGAAGCTGGTCACCGCGCCGATCGTGAACGCGTTCGCTCCGCAGCACGTCGAGGAACTCGCTCAGGGCGTAGGTGTGCGACTCAGTCGCGTGCAGCTCGCCGATATCGCACGCGCGTCCGAATAG
- a CDS encoding DUF4395 domain-containing protein gives MSERTDAPPAGVDPRALRFAAGITSLLLLIDVFLGLTGLSTAQGTVTFIKNGAVVDPTAWAIAYASVAERILDPAFLLLLVIALLFLWTILSARTSPWSVLFRTVVRPRLKAPADLEDPRPPRFAQGVGLLVTTIGLLLQLFGVPWALPIAAAVAFVAAFLNAAFGLCLGCQLYLLLQRAGIVGRERPSAA, from the coding sequence ATGTCTGAGCGTACGGATGCCCCACCCGCCGGTGTCGACCCGCGCGCGCTGCGCTTCGCGGCCGGCATCACCTCGCTGCTGCTCCTGATCGACGTGTTCCTGGGTCTGACCGGGCTGTCCACTGCGCAGGGAACCGTCACCTTCATCAAGAACGGCGCTGTCGTCGACCCGACCGCGTGGGCGATCGCCTACGCCTCCGTTGCCGAGCGCATCCTCGATCCGGCCTTCCTGCTGCTGCTCGTGATCGCGCTGCTCTTCCTGTGGACGATCCTGTCCGCGCGCACCTCCCCGTGGAGCGTCCTGTTCCGCACCGTCGTCCGCCCCCGTCTGAAGGCGCCTGCCGACCTCGAGGATCCTCGTCCGCCTCGCTTCGCGCAGGGTGTCGGACTCCTCGTGACCACGATCGGGCTGCTCCTGCAGCTGTTCGGCGTGCCGTGGGCGCTGCCCATCGCCGCGGCGGTCGCGTTCGTCGCCGCGTTCCTGAACGCGGCGTTCGGGCTGTGCCTGGGCTGCCAGCTCTACCTCCTGCTGCAGCGCGCGGGCATCGTCGGGCGCGAGCGTCCGTCCGCGGCCTGA
- a CDS encoding NUDIX domain-containing protein, whose amino-acid sequence MSWQTLATRTVYENRWMQVEEHDVIGPAGPGIYGVVTVRHPAVFVVALDDDDRVCFVTIDRYATGGPSLEVPAGGTDGENPLAGAQRELREETGLTAEEWTELGQMNALNGIANAPEHVFLARTLHATPNTADLAATQHEEGITDVRWVPFGDALRMISDGEISDGETIAALAFAAIHLGRLG is encoded by the coding sequence ATGAGCTGGCAGACCCTCGCGACCAGGACGGTGTACGAGAACCGCTGGATGCAGGTGGAAGAGCACGATGTGATCGGCCCGGCCGGGCCGGGGATCTACGGCGTCGTGACCGTGCGGCATCCTGCGGTCTTCGTCGTCGCGCTGGATGACGACGACCGTGTGTGCTTCGTCACGATCGACAGGTACGCGACCGGCGGACCGTCGCTGGAGGTGCCCGCCGGCGGAACCGACGGCGAGAACCCGCTGGCCGGTGCTCAGCGCGAGCTGCGGGAGGAAACCGGACTCACTGCTGAGGAGTGGACCGAGCTCGGGCAGATGAACGCGCTCAACGGGATCGCCAATGCTCCGGAGCACGTCTTCCTCGCTCGCACGCTTCACGCGACACCGAACACGGCGGACCTCGCGGCGACCCAGCATGAAGAAGGGATCACCGACGTGCGCTGGGTACCGTTCGGCGACGCCTTGCGCATGATCTCCGACGGGGAGATCTCGGACGGGGAGACCATCGCGGCGCTGGCGTTCGCGGCGATCCATCTCGGCCGCCTCGGCTGA